The following proteins are encoded in a genomic region of Pectinophora gossypiella chromosome 6, ilPecGoss1.1, whole genome shotgun sequence:
- the LOC126367766 gene encoding uncharacterized protein LOC126367766 has product MKFIFNMERVLLTVTGVLCTILVLKLFYSLRTILLWRVNCWFCNNNFWVKLPERNSWTCPKCDQYNGFTKDGDYNKPLFAVNEQNHKTPKVFHSSPPRNGLCKMCNINQQLKVAQLANFVPMNDRNFDEEIDSYRMQLEKAYRLCSPCKKVLQTKLHKEKEVLLGTKLLETRSPDKKGYKIEMQNRRLQGFINNTSMYLAGLLLILVSVECYSNIRKDKSLSSTVTNIKDVVYGLLVRILSIIKMKMLMTFPVLENYLVDVHNIIHLDKWPKRLTFTYDKVKGYNILTQEALGGFVCLIQIIGHVWSVNKLKFTVATDLLWSIFVITSIAHHSVAVDPTIMSLVKLFSMLAVLFVYRRMKPKSIRRQNATKVTPAPKNMKNLTNCTMIDEDDSMETDDDVSLSQFGLHNFTESSNETIGPLNNSLIGGRSFTPRSNDSIWTKPKLNSTFCVNPVLKSPSSVSDTVFAKPSYQKMSKDNSFKKYQNLTKDDSDSDLDESISSLCIGSPKKSKQNGSIFSLRKFTATPNFVAPTPLARSRPLISPSKLGHSTSWVAGGYWGTEGERQIFNINGSRSSSQSSGFESQASSMNQRPVFSQPPSREESVCGEPDRNTLMDRFSNCSMSNFGSYQPQTPSHFSRVSSPVFPQMQYNSHVHIPQPRFAQQNVPNVFVQQQFGSSQSMFKTPGGSGLIKLPQVNPFAPR; this is encoded by the exons GATGGAGACTATAACAAGCCCTTGTTCGCAGTAAATGAACAGAATCATAAAACACCTAAGGTGTTTCACAGTAGTCCTCCGAGGAACGGCCTGTGCAAAATGTGCAACATCAACCAGCAACTGAAGGTTGCGCAGCTTGCCAACTTTGTTCCTATGAATGACAGGAATTTTGACGAAGAAATTGATTCATATAG AATGCAGTTAGAAAAGGCTTACAGATTATGTAGCCCCTGCAAGAAAGTGCTGCAAACGAAGCTGCACAAAGAAAAAGAAGTGCTTTTAGGCACTAAGTTATTAGAAACCAGATCTCCAGATAAAAAAGGCTATAAAATTGAGATGCAAAATAGAAGATTACAGGGCTTTATAAACAATACCTCGATGTATTTGGCCGGATTACTTCTTATACTGGTCTCTGTAGAATGCTACTCAAATATAAGAAAAGACAAAAGTTTAAGTAGCACAGTAACAAATATCAAGGATGTAGTATATGGCTTGCTGGTTAGGATATTATCTATTATTAAGATGAAAATGCTAATGACATTCCCAGTACTAGAAAATTACCTCGTAgatgtacataatattatacatttagACAAGTGGCCTAAACGCTTAACTTTTACATATGACAAAGTGAAAGGATATAACATTTTGACTCAAGAAGCATTAGGTGGCTTTGTTTGTTTGATACAAATCATTGGCCATGTCTGGAGTGTAAATAAATTGAAGTTCACCGTAGCCACAGATCTTCTGTGGTCTATATTTGTGATCACCTCTATCGCCCACCACTCTGTGGCTGTAGACCCGACAATCATGAGCTTAGTAAAG TTATTTAGTATGCTGGCAGTATTATTTGTGTATAGAAGAATGAAGCCCAAATCAATACGGAGACAAAATGCTACAAAAGTTACACCAGCACCAAAAAATATGAAGAACCTCACAAACTGTACGATGATTGACGAAGATGATTCCATGGagactgatgatgatgtgtctTTAAGTCAATTTGGTCTGCACAACTTCACGGAATCGTCAAACGAAACCATTGGTCCACTCAACAACAGTCTAATCGGCGGGCGGTCCTTCACACCACGAAGCAATGACAGCATTTGGACCAAACCAAAGCTAAATTCCACCTTCTGTGTTAACCCTGTTCTCAAGAGTCCCAGTTCCGTTTCCGATACAGTATTTGCTAAGCCCAGTTATCAGAAAATGTCCAAAGACAATTCTTTTAAAAAGTACCAAAATCTGACAAAGGATGACTCGGATTCTGATTTGGATGAGAGCATCAGTTCTTTGTGCATAGGTAGTCCGAAGAAGTCGAAACAGAACGGTTCGATATTTTCGCTTCGAAAGTTTACTGCGACTCCAAACTTCGTAGCTCCGACGCCGCTAGCTCGTTCGAGGCCTCTCATATCGCCGAGTAAGTTAGGGCACAGCACGTCGTGGGTGGCTGGGGGATACTGGGGCACGGAAGGGGAGCGTCAGATATTCAACATCAACGGGAGTAGGTCTTCCAGTCAGAGCTCGGGGTTTGAGTCCCAGGCGTCGAGTATGAACCAGCGTCCTGTGTTCTCTCAGCCGCCATCTCGCGAAGAGTCAGTCTGCGGCGAGCCCGACCGCAATACGCTGATGGATCGCTTCTCAAACTGCAGCATGAGTAACTTCGGGAGTTACCAGCCCCAAACACCCTCCCACTTCTCTCGCGTGAGTTCGCCGGTGTTCCCTCAAATGCAGTACAATAGTCACGTTCATATACCTCAGCCGCGTTTTGCTCAACAAAATGTTCCAAATGTGTTCGTTCAGCAACAGTTTGGGTCAAGTCAGAGCATGTTTAAGACTCCCGGCGGGTCCGGTCTCATCAAATTGCCTCAAGTTAACCCGTTCGCGCCTCGCTAG
- the LOC126367664 gene encoding uncharacterized protein LOC126367664: MTGIINVRPKSPTRSEAIMIALKPQPFYGSGVLIGNWVERRTECPKDGKTFYFPPKDDIDYDQWKPESRQPDFRQNKLYSTQGNIPSVVRHDSHTACGNYATTNDLVYNHLPKPLCGPMMRYYKKAEHQFYPQPDLMKCFGNKTVWGLRSYKQYEWACTDVSDYASTLYEDTYVPPMMGQYLQATERRARNSSFTKSFRFKMTKPKSK, from the exons atgacaGGGATTATCAATGTACGACCGAAATCACCGACACGGTCTGAAGCCATCATGATAGCGTTGAAACCCCAACCGTTTTACGGATCTGGAGTGCTCATAG GGAACTGGGTCGAAAGGAGGACTGAATGCCCTAAAGACGGGAAGACCTTCTACTTCCCCCCTAAAGACGATATTGACTATGACCAATGGAAACCTGAATCCAGACAGCCAGATTTCCGCCAAAATAAATTGTACAGCACACAG GGTAACATCCCATCAGTAGTTCGTCACGACAGCCACACAGCCTGTGGTAACTACGCGACAACGAACGACCTCGTGTACAACCATCTTCCGAAGCCGCTGTGTGGACCCATGATGAGATACTACAAGAAAGCCGAGCATCAGTTCTACCCGCAACCGGATTTGATGAAGTGTTTC GGTAACAAAACCGTATGGGGTCTGAGGTCCTACAAGCAATACGAATGGGCGTGCACAGACGTCTCAGACTACGCGTCCACGTTGTATGAAGACACCTACGTTCCACCCATGATGGGCCAGTATTTGCAAGCTACTGAACGGAGGGCTAGAAATTC gAGCTTCACAAAATCTTTCAGATTTAAGATGACAAAACCTAAATCAAAATGA